A region of Rhodamnia argentea isolate NSW1041297 chromosome 9, ASM2092103v1, whole genome shotgun sequence DNA encodes the following proteins:
- the LOC115729009 gene encoding endoplasmic reticulum oxidoreductin-1-like: MVEEIEKKKKATKGKGNRWSNGAIGALIIVLLAVGMSWAAAPKMNLFSRINNNPCPCAKDGHTYRGMVEDCCCEYETVDHLNEEVLHPLLQDLVKTPFFRYFKVKLWCDCPFWPDDGMCRLRDCSVCECPESEFPESFKRPSNPILPSDDLMCQEGKPEAAVDRTLDSNAFRGWSETDNPWTIDDETDNAEMTYVNLQLNPERYTGYTGPSARRIWDAIYAENCPKYPSEELCQEERILYKLISGLHSSISVHIAADFLLDETKNMWGQNLMLLHDRVLRYPDRVRNLYFTFLFVLRAVTKAAEYLEQASYDTGNPNEDLKTHSLMRQLLYNSKLQAACPIPFDEAKLWKGQNGPELKQKIQNQFRNISALMDCVGCEKCRLWGKLQVLGLGTALKILFSVDGQENLHQTLQLQRNEVIALMNLLNRLSESVKLVHETGRSSEKIGLTSEQKAASCPFHKMLASLKSHVV, encoded by the exons ATGGTGGAGGAgattgagaagaagaagaaggcgacgaAGGGTAAGGGGAATCGATGGAGCAACGGCGCAATCGGTGCTCTCATCATCGTCTTACTCGCTGTGGGAATGAGTTGGGCAGCTGCCCCGAAGATGAATTTGTTTTCGCGCATTAATAACAATCCTTGTCCTTGTGCCAAG GATGGGCATACGTATAGAGGGATGGTGGAGGATTGTTGTTGTGAATATGAGACTGTAGACCATCTCAATGAGGAAGTGCTGCATCCCCTGCTCCAGGATCTGGTCAAGACCCCATTTTTTCGATACTTCAAG GTCAAGTTGTGGTGTGACTGCCCCTTTTGGCCCGATGATGGAATGTGTCGTTTGCGGGATTGTAGTGTTTGTGAATGCCCAGAGAGTGAATTCCCAGAATCATTTAAACGTCCGTCCAATCCTATCCTTCCGTCTGACGATCTCATGTGTCAAGAAGGAAAACCTGAAGCTGCTGTGGATCGTACTTTGGATAGCAATGCTTTTAGAGGCTGGTCAGAAACAGACAATCCATGGACAATTGATGATGAAACTGATAATG CTGAAATGACATATGTGAATCTCCAACTCAATCCTGAACGCTACACTGGCTACACTGGCCCATCGGCCAGAAGAATTTGGGATGCTATTTATGCGGAAAACTGTCCCAAAT ATCCATCTGAAGAGTTGTGCCAAGAGGAACGGATATTGTACAAGTTGATATCTGGTCTTCACTCTTCCATTTCAGTTCACATTGCTGCAGATTTTCTTCTTGATGAAACTAAAAACATG TGGGGCCAAAATCTCATGTTGCTGCATGATCGTGTTTTGAGATACCCAGATCGTGTCAGAAACTTGTACTTCACTTTTCTCTTTGTTCTCCGTGCTGTCACGAAG GCGGCAGAGTATTTGGAACAAGCATCATATGATACAGGCAATCCTAATGAGGATTTAAAGACGCATTCCTTGATGAGACAGCTCTTGTATAATTCGAAACTTCAAGCTGCTTGCCCAATCCCATTTGATGAGGCAAAGCTGTGGAAAGGCCAAAATGGACCTGAACTGAAGCAGAAAATTCAGAATCAATTCAGAAATATCAG TGCGCTTATGGACTGTGTAGGATGTGAAAAGTGTCGGTTGTGGGGAAAACTTCAAGTTCTTGGGCTTGGAACTGCATTGAAGATTCTCTTCTCTGTTGATGGTCAGGAAAACTTGCACCAGACA CTGCAGCTGCAACGGAACGAAGTAATTGCTTTGATGAACCTGCTTAACCGTCTCTCTGAATCTGTCAAATTGGTTCATGAAACGGGACGCTCGTCCGAAAAGATTGGGCTGACTTCTGAACAGAAAGCCGCAAGTTGCCCGTTCCACAAGATGTTGGCATCCTTGAAATCACATGTAGTCTAA